The following are encoded together in the Deltaproteobacteria bacterium genome:
- a CDS encoding acyl-CoA thioesterase, with protein sequence MTDPRQSGDFRYRFFFPVQVRYVETDQQGHVFFGHYFTYFDLALTEYLKAINYSYDQFLRNGVDFFYVESLAQYRDRAFFDEILHVHARVGKIGNTSFTFDFSIFESSSDRFVANGHIVAVAVDPKTSRPVPVPAAFRQAVANFEEGENASD encoded by the coding sequence ATGACGGATCCGAGACAGTCAGGAGACTTCAGGTACAGGTTCTTTTTTCCCGTGCAGGTCCGCTATGTGGAGACGGATCAACAGGGCCACGTATTCTTTGGCCACTACTTTACCTATTTCGATCTTGCTCTGACTGAGTACCTGAAGGCCATAAACTATAGTTATGATCAGTTCCTGCGAAATGGGGTAGATTTTTTCTATGTGGAATCGCTGGCCCAATACAGAGACAGGGCCTTCTTTGACGAGATTCTTCATGTACACGCCCGGGTGGGAAAAATTGGCAACACCAGTTTCACCTTTGATTTCAGTATATTTGAATCCAGTTCGGACCGATTTGTCGCTAACGGCCACATAGTAGCCGTGGCTGTTGATCCAAAAACCTCTCGGCCCGTGCCAGTTCCTGCCGCCTTCCGGCAAGCCGTGGCTAATTTTGAGGAGGGTGAAAATGCCAGTGATTAA
- a CDS encoding transposase — protein MPRQARIDAPGALHHIIIRGIERNKIFHDNKDRNDFLARMGDILKETSTGCFGWALIPNHVHLLLRTGTVPIATVMRRLLTGYAVTFNRKHNRHGHLFQNRYKSILCQEDPYFLELVRYIHLNPLRAGLVKDFDALGSYAYCGHSVILGKQKNDWQDTDYVLAHFASEKDRARREYCLYVQEGVGRGRRPDLVGGGLIRSHGGWQEVERLRNEGVRVKGDERILGDSSFVLEILGEAEERLARGHELESRGFNIEQLAIRVADIFGVDARDIFKAGKYKKIVPARSVFCYWAVRELGVSGTALAARLGMTQPAVSISVRRGGKIVEEMGLQFE, from the coding sequence ATGCCACGTCAAGCCCGCATAGACGCGCCAGGCGCGCTTCATCACATCATCATCAGGGGAATAGAACGGAATAAGATCTTCCACGATAACAAAGACCGCAATGATTTTCTAGCCCGTATGGGCGATATTTTGAAAGAGACCTCTACCGGCTGTTTTGGATGGGCTCTGATCCCCAACCATGTCCACCTTCTGCTTCGCACAGGGACAGTCCCCATAGCAACGGTAATGAGGAGACTTCTCACGGGATACGCTGTGACTTTCAACCGAAAACACAATCGTCACGGTCACCTGTTTCAGAACCGCTACAAGTCCATTCTCTGTCAAGAGGACCCCTATTTTCTTGAGCTTGTCCGCTACATTCATCTGAATCCCTTGCGGGCCGGCTTGGTCAAGGATTTCGATGCACTAGGTAGTTACGCCTACTGTGGCCATAGTGTTATCCTGGGAAAGCAAAAAAATGACTGGCAGGATACGGACTACGTTTTGGCTCATTTTGCAAGCGAAAAAGATCGTGCCCGAAGAGAGTACTGCCTTTATGTGCAGGAGGGAGTGGGACGGGGCAGAAGACCTGATCTTGTAGGGGGTGGATTGATCAGAAGCCACGGGGGATGGCAAGAAGTGGAACGGTTAAGAAATGAAGGGGTGAGGGTCAAAGGGGATGAACGGATTCTTGGAGACAGTTCTTTTGTCCTGGAAATTCTCGGTGAAGCCGAGGAAAGACTTGCACGGGGACATGAGCTCGAGTCGCGAGGATTTAATATCGAGCAGCTGGCCATTCGGGTAGCAGATATTTTTGGCGTTGATGCGAGAGATATTTTCAAAGCAGGGAAATACAAAAAAATAGTGCCAGCACGAAGTGTCTTTTGTTATTGGGCTGTGAGGGAATTGGGAGTGAGTGGTACAGCTCTAGCTGCCAGACTTGGGATGACCCAGCCTGCTGTCAGTATATCTGTTAGAAGAGGGGGGAAAATCGTAGAAGAAATGGGTTTGCAGTTTGAGTGA
- a CDS encoding low molecular weight protein arginine phosphatase, which produces MHPRPESIKRILFVCTGNICRSPMAEAIFRHLLQRNPSVNLEVASAGLIALPGNRASFSAIRVAGEHNIHLEDHQARLLSSQLASWADLILVMESGHKDTILHRYPETNSKILLLRSFARYGSRTRAIADPFGLSLEAYRFCFQDIKECVESLFAWLQAAKRGPSSS; this is translated from the coding sequence ATGCATCCCCGGCCTGAGTCCATAAAAAGGATTCTCTTCGTCTGCACTGGCAACATCTGCCGCAGTCCCATGGCTGAAGCGATTTTTCGGCATCTGCTGCAGCGAAATCCCAGTGTCAACCTGGAAGTGGCCTCTGCCGGTTTGATAGCCTTGCCTGGCAACAGGGCCTCTTTCTCCGCCATCAGGGTTGCCGGAGAACACAACATTCACCTCGAGGATCACCAGGCTCGTCTCCTCAGCAGCCAACTGGCAAGCTGGGCCGATCTCATTCTGGTGATGGAATCTGGGCACAAAGATACAATCCTGCATCGATATCCTGAAACCAACAGCAAGATTCTACTTCTGCGCTCCTTTGCCCGTTACGGCTCACGCACCCGGGCAATTGCCGACCCTTTTGGGCTGAGTCTCGAGGCCTATCGCTTCTGCTTCCAGGACATCAAAGAGTGTGTCGAGTCTCTTTTTGCCTGGCTGCAGGCTGCGAAAAGGGGCCCGTCATCTTCATAA
- a CDS encoding YbaK/EbsC family protein: MHVFTAEEVRRFFFDQGIDKEIHTFEESTENAYLAARALGVQLGQIVKSILFLADGEPVLILMSGDMNVHNKKLKKLLGARKVKIADSQTVLAATGYEVGGVPPVAHRQKIPVYLDKSLERFSEIYPAAGAANNMFATTFQELAGLTGAEIVEVATPKKKT; the protein is encoded by the coding sequence ATGCATGTGTTTACGGCTGAAGAGGTTCGCAGGTTTTTTTTCGATCAGGGTATCGACAAGGAAATTCACACTTTCGAGGAGAGTACAGAGAATGCCTATCTGGCAGCCAGGGCTCTGGGAGTGCAACTCGGACAGATTGTCAAATCGATCCTGTTTCTGGCGGATGGCGAACCGGTGCTCATCTTGATGTCGGGGGACATGAATGTCCACAATAAGAAACTCAAGAAGCTATTGGGGGCGCGCAAGGTAAAGATTGCCGACTCGCAAACAGTGCTGGCGGCAACCGGGTATGAAGTGGGAGGAGTTCCGCCAGTGGCGCATCGGCAGAAGATACCAGTCTATCTGGACAAGAGCCTCGAGCGCTTCAGTGAAATATACCCTGCTGCAGGTGCTGCCAATAACATGTTCGCCACTACTTTTCAGGAATTGGCAGGGCTCACTGGTGCTGAAATCGTCGAGGTGGCCACTCCAAAAAAGAAGACTTGA
- a CDS encoding YjbQ family protein: MKSYRKELWFEVPSRRAFINITPQVEACLRESGIREGLLLCNAMHITASVFINDDEAGLHHDYDVWLERLAPHEPVSQYRHNVGEDNADAHMKRQVMGREVVVAVTDGRLDFGTWEQIFYGEFDGRRRKRVLVKIIGE; the protein is encoded by the coding sequence ATGAAGAGCTACCGCAAGGAACTGTGGTTCGAGGTTCCCAGCCGACGCGCCTTTATCAACATCACACCCCAGGTGGAAGCATGTCTTCGCGAGAGCGGTATAAGGGAGGGGCTGCTCCTTTGCAATGCCATGCATATTACCGCCTCGGTGTTCATCAACGACGACGAGGCCGGGCTGCACCACGATTATGACGTCTGGCTGGAGAGGCTCGCCCCCCATGAACCTGTGTCGCAATATCGCCACAACGTGGGCGAAGATAATGCCGACGCTCATATGAAGCGACAGGTGATGGGCCGAGAGGTCGTGGTTGCCGTAACCGATGGCCGTCTCGATTTCGGCACCTGGGAACAGATCTTTTATGGAGAATTTGACGGTCGCCGACGAAAGCGGGTACTGGTAAAAATCATCGGCGAATAG
- a CDS encoding lytic murein transglycosylase, whose product MTAVILLQHLHLTEPRDSGRRVLFAGFIAGVFLFFWCARTVAFASEPLFFPLQKRLIADGLEANYIYKVFQRPEVKLEAKVVAANLIRRESALNYDQFLTAATVDRASRYLKQYDHILKQSEDRFGVPPSVVVAILMVETRLGTYTGRYGTFNVLSTMAAAVEPKVRQKILAKVAADQMAGKSGKQVVKRLDKRANRGYGELKALIRYLNRNALDPFALKGSSEGAIGIPQFMPSNIERYGRDGNNDGLVDLFNHEDAIASVACFLEAHRWKQAAGIRAKKRVLLSYNHSSHYANAVYRLAELLAQRTSRTQARR is encoded by the coding sequence ATGACAGCGGTTATACTACTACAGCACTTGCATTTGACTGAGCCCAGAGACAGCGGTCGGAGGGTCCTGTTTGCAGGATTTATTGCTGGAGTTTTTTTGTTTTTCTGGTGTGCTCGAACAGTTGCTTTCGCCTCTGAGCCCCTCTTTTTTCCTCTGCAAAAGAGATTAATAGCAGACGGTCTGGAAGCAAACTACATTTATAAGGTTTTTCAGCGTCCTGAGGTGAAGCTCGAGGCCAAGGTGGTTGCAGCAAATCTCATCCGTAGAGAGAGCGCTCTAAATTATGATCAGTTTCTCACAGCCGCCACAGTTGACAGGGCAAGTCGCTACCTCAAGCAATATGATCATATTCTGAAACAAAGTGAGGACCGTTTCGGCGTGCCACCATCCGTAGTGGTGGCGATTCTCATGGTAGAGACGAGGTTGGGGACCTATACCGGCAGATATGGCACCTTTAATGTGCTGTCTACCATGGCCGCAGCGGTTGAGCCAAAGGTGAGACAGAAGATTCTGGCTAAAGTGGCCGCTGATCAAATGGCAGGAAAGTCAGGCAAGCAAGTTGTCAAACGATTGGACAAGCGAGCGAACCGTGGTTATGGAGAGCTGAAGGCGCTCATCAGATACCTAAATCGAAATGCTCTGGACCCTTTTGCCTTGAAAGGCTCCAGTGAAGGAGCCATCGGCATTCCCCAATTCATGCCCTCCAATATTGAACGGTACGGCAGGGACGGCAACAATGACGGCCTTGTCGATCTGTTCAACCATGAAGACGCCATTGCCAGTGTGGCCTGTTTCCTCGAGGCACACCGCTGGAAGCAGGCAGCTGGAATAAGGGCCAAGAAAAGGGTTCTTCTTTCCTACAACCACTCCAGTCACTATGCCAACGCTGTCTACCGGTTGGCCGAACTTCTGGCGCAGCGAACATCACGGACACAAGCAAGGCGCTAA
- a CDS encoding hydantoinase/oxoprolinase family protein — protein MILGLDVGGTHTDVVVIDGDQVVGKTKMLTDEDNLIESVCFSILECTGDLDPQDIQRVVVSTTLATNAIVQKRMPPVGIVVVSGPGMNPDEYRIGEHYYPVTGAVDHRGMVIQAIDPQEIDILRTRLKNAGVERVAVVGKFSTRNPAQEQEIAHLLADAFPTVVMGHSVSGQLNFPRRIATAYLNAAVAPMSGEFYRAVQTCMERRGLMIQLEILKADGGTMAQERSLQYAVETILSGPAASIMGALPHADPHREEIVLDIGGTTTDMAVLVGGVPLLEPRGISIGGYKTLVRALRTCSIGVGGDSWVRLEKDRLEIGPERKGRAVAYGGPEPTPTDALITLGAATGGHRQRAAEAMRRLGYQLKTGVEETAAMVVEKTCSLIMEGVGRMVDSINQQPVYTIHELLEGRQISPEGLIIIGGPAEELALPLQSMSGWSVKVPPHHEVANAIGAAIARTTCEVTVVADTEKGYVCVPEEDYVASIDRQASTQEVIDLAFGLLKSKAFRLGADEDDLEMELLEVQEFNMVRGFSTVGKNIRVRTQIKPGLISHYREAAA, from the coding sequence ATGATTCTCGGGCTCGATGTGGGTGGTACACACACAGACGTGGTAGTAATTGACGGCGATCAGGTGGTGGGCAAGACAAAAATGCTCACTGATGAGGACAACCTTATTGAAAGCGTCTGCTTTTCTATTCTGGAATGCACGGGAGATCTTGATCCACAAGACATTCAGAGGGTAGTGGTGAGCACAACCCTCGCCACCAATGCCATTGTGCAGAAGCGTATGCCGCCCGTGGGAATAGTGGTGGTTAGCGGGCCGGGTATGAATCCCGACGAGTACCGCATCGGCGAACATTACTATCCCGTGACAGGCGCAGTGGATCACAGAGGCATGGTGATCCAAGCCATTGACCCGCAGGAGATCGACATCCTGCGCACGAGGCTAAAGAATGCCGGGGTCGAAAGGGTGGCAGTAGTGGGCAAATTCAGTACTCGGAATCCGGCTCAGGAACAGGAGATTGCCCATTTGCTGGCGGACGCCTTTCCCACTGTGGTCATGGGACACAGCGTCTCGGGACAGTTGAATTTTCCCAGGCGGATAGCGACAGCTTACTTGAATGCGGCTGTGGCCCCGATGAGCGGCGAATTCTATCGAGCAGTGCAGACGTGCATGGAGCGGCGTGGTCTTATGATCCAGCTGGAAATCCTCAAAGCGGATGGCGGCACCATGGCCCAGGAGCGTTCGCTGCAGTATGCTGTGGAGACCATACTTTCAGGACCGGCTGCGAGCATTATGGGAGCCCTTCCTCACGCTGATCCTCACAGGGAAGAGATTGTTCTTGATATCGGTGGCACCACCACAGACATGGCGGTGCTGGTGGGTGGCGTACCGCTGCTGGAGCCCAGGGGTATAAGCATCGGGGGATACAAGACCCTGGTGAGGGCCTTGCGAACATGTTCCATAGGGGTTGGCGGCGACAGCTGGGTTCGCCTGGAGAAGGACCGGCTCGAGATTGGCCCTGAAAGGAAAGGCAGGGCAGTTGCTTATGGAGGACCGGAACCGACGCCCACGGACGCACTGATCACGCTAGGGGCTGCAACTGGTGGACACCGCCAGCGGGCTGCCGAGGCAATGCGCCGCCTTGGCTATCAACTGAAGACCGGAGTTGAAGAGACCGCGGCTATGGTGGTTGAAAAGACCTGCAGTCTCATCATGGAGGGGGTTGGGCGGATGGTTGACTCCATAAATCAGCAGCCGGTGTATACTATTCACGAACTGCTGGAGGGGCGCCAGATTTCACCTGAGGGTTTGATCATCATCGGGGGGCCAGCCGAAGAGCTCGCCCTGCCCCTGCAGAGCATGAGCGGCTGGAGCGTCAAGGTGCCGCCGCATCATGAGGTGGCCAATGCCATTGGCGCTGCAATTGCCAGGACCACCTGTGAAGTCACTGTGGTGGCTGATACGGAAAAAGGCTATGTTTGCGTTCCTGAAGAAGATTATGTTGCTTCCATAGACAGGCAGGCCAGCACCCAGGAAGTGATCGATCTCGCCTTTGGCCTGCTGAAGTCGAAGGCATTTCGGTTGGGCGCGGACGAGGATGATCTCGAAATGGAGCTGCTGGAAGTGCAGGAGTTCAATATGGTGAGGGGCTTTTCCACCGTTGGCAAGAATATTCGGGTTCGAACTCAGATAAAACCGGGACTAATAAGCCATTACAGGGAGGCTGCCGCATGA
- a CDS encoding histone deacetylase: protein MNASRRTGLVFFPAFDWAISPDHPEREERLLYTQDQVFEEGIMDIEGLTELKPRLASPDDVQRVHFCVPDIEHSVTESHLISAGGCLVVADALMKGEVDCGFALVRPPGHHAMKVVHGSRGFCTINVEAVMVEYLRHQYGVDRIAIVDTDCHHGDGTQDIYWHDPNTLFISLHQDGRTLYPGSGFPEEMGGPNALGTTVNVPLPPGTSAEGFLYVLERIVLPVIEEFEPELIVNSAGQDNHYSDPITNMNFSAQGYAALTERLQPHIAVLEGGYSIEGALPYVNVGIILALAGMDYSRVREPDYDPDRIKQSEMVTAAIRQTCDQILELRKSLPAKREKYVKGSQYVERTRKIFYDTDGFFEGQKETVRICQECAGLVSIDSWADSGRRILAVHVPRGGCEVCRATANRWFDNASTRRFDLVCLQDRVAGTYQVKRA from the coding sequence ATGAATGCCAGTCGCCGTACAGGACTCGTTTTCTTTCCTGCTTTTGACTGGGCTATCAGTCCAGACCATCCTGAGCGGGAAGAAAGGCTGCTGTACACCCAGGACCAGGTCTTTGAAGAAGGGATCATGGACATAGAGGGGTTGACCGAACTCAAACCCAGACTTGCCAGCCCCGATGATGTGCAGCGGGTTCACTTCTGCGTTCCGGACATAGAGCACAGTGTGACAGAGAGCCATCTCATTTCTGCAGGCGGCTGTCTGGTGGTGGCAGACGCTCTCATGAAAGGTGAAGTGGATTGCGGCTTCGCACTTGTGCGGCCGCCGGGACATCACGCCATGAAGGTGGTGCATGGCTCCAGAGGATTCTGCACCATCAATGTGGAGGCCGTCATGGTGGAGTACCTGCGGCACCAGTATGGGGTTGACAGAATAGCGATTGTGGACACTGATTGTCATCATGGTGACGGCACCCAGGATATCTACTGGCATGATCCCAATACTCTTTTCATTTCCTTGCATCAGGATGGCCGCACCCTGTATCCAGGATCAGGCTTCCCGGAGGAAATGGGTGGGCCAAACGCTCTGGGCACCACAGTCAATGTTCCTCTTCCCCCGGGCACCTCGGCAGAAGGCTTCCTCTATGTACTGGAGCGCATCGTCCTGCCTGTTATCGAGGAATTCGAACCAGAGCTTATTGTCAATTCCGCTGGCCAGGACAACCACTACAGTGACCCCATTACCAACATGAATTTCTCGGCTCAGGGCTATGCCGCCCTCACTGAAAGATTGCAGCCGCATATTGCTGTGCTGGAAGGAGGCTACTCCATAGAAGGGGCTCTACCCTACGTGAACGTGGGTATTATTCTGGCACTGGCCGGCATGGACTACTCCAGGGTGAGAGAGCCTGACTATGATCCGGACAGAATCAAACAAAGTGAGATGGTAACTGCAGCCATACGACAGACGTGCGACCAGATCCTGGAGCTGAGGAAGAGCCTGCCAGCGAAAAGGGAAAAGTATGTGAAAGGAAGCCAGTACGTGGAGCGCACCAGGAAGATATTCTATGATACTGACGGGTTTTTCGAGGGACAGAAAGAAACTGTGAGGATCTGCCAGGAGTGTGCCGGCCTGGTGAGCATTGATTCCTGGGCTGACAGCGGCCGTCGCATCTTGGCTGTTCACGTGCCTCGAGGCGGTTGCGAAGTATGTCGGGCTACGGCAAACCGCTGGTTTGATAATGCCAGCACCAGGCGGTTCGATCTCGTATGTCTGCAGGATCGAGTTGCCGGCACCTATCAGGTCAAACGGGCGTGA
- the rlmN gene encoding 23S rRNA (adenine(2503)-C(2))-methyltransferase RlmN — MTDKIFFKECTPAELEDWVQQAGQPRYRAQQLLNWVYRRQVEDVQAMTNLSKEFRSWLRGRLLMRSMECVDCLQDSDGTRKLIFRLSDGRQVESVLIAEEARLTLCLSTQVGCGFGCRFCLTGRLGLQRNLSAGEIVEQFCAARRQLASEERITNLVFMGMGEPLANLQQVLKSLEILTSSKAVDFSPRRITVSTVGLVPQMERLGDRFPVNLAVSLHAADNETRTMLMPVNRKYPLEEVLECCRRLPLKPRQRITFEYLLLRGVNDSDEAASKLARLLTGMKAKVNLIPFNDYPGAEFSRPSASRIEAFRQILVAHHLTATVRQSRGTSILAACGQLGTGGQSRGHEFLSEKSHLAGRSPL, encoded by the coding sequence ATGACCGACAAGATATTTTTCAAAGAGTGCACCCCTGCAGAGTTGGAAGATTGGGTTCAGCAGGCAGGACAGCCCCGCTATCGGGCGCAGCAGCTGCTCAACTGGGTATATCGCAGACAAGTTGAGGATGTCCAGGCCATGACCAATCTCAGCAAGGAGTTCCGCAGCTGGCTGAGGGGCCGGCTGCTCATGAGGAGCATGGAGTGCGTGGATTGTCTGCAGGATAGCGACGGCACCAGAAAGCTAATATTTCGCCTGTCTGACGGCCGGCAGGTGGAGAGCGTACTTATTGCCGAAGAAGCCAGGCTCACCCTCTGTCTGTCGACCCAGGTTGGCTGTGGTTTTGGCTGCCGCTTCTGCCTTACAGGACGTCTAGGCTTGCAGCGAAACCTGAGTGCGGGTGAGATTGTGGAGCAGTTCTGTGCAGCACGGCGGCAGCTGGCCTCTGAAGAGCGTATTACCAATCTGGTGTTCATGGGTATGGGGGAGCCGCTTGCCAACCTGCAGCAGGTCCTGAAGAGCCTGGAGATTTTGACCTCCAGCAAGGCCGTCGATTTTTCTCCCAGACGGATAACTGTGTCCACTGTAGGTCTGGTGCCGCAGATGGAGCGTCTGGGCGACCGTTTTCCTGTAAACCTGGCTGTGTCGTTGCACGCGGCAGATAATGAGACCAGAACCATGCTCATGCCCGTGAACAGGAAATATCCCTTGGAGGAGGTGCTGGAGTGCTGCCGAAGGCTGCCCTTGAAACCTCGCCAGAGGATTACTTTTGAGTACTTGCTGCTCCGGGGGGTGAACGACTCTGACGAGGCTGCCAGCAAGTTGGCCAGACTGTTGACTGGCATGAAGGCCAAAGTGAATCTCATCCCCTTCAACGACTACCCCGGAGCAGAGTTCAGCCGGCCAAGCGCGAGCAGGATTGAAGCCTTCAGACAGATCCTTGTTGCTCACCACTTGACCGCCACAGTGCGTCAGAGTAGAGGTACTTCTATCCTGGCTGCCTGCGGACAGCTGGGGACTGGTGGGCAATCCAGAGGGCATGAGTTCTTATCAGAGAAGAGCCATCTGGCAGGTCGCAGCCCTCTCTGA
- the hisI gene encoding phosphoribosyl-AMP cyclohydrolase: MTMLDFDKAGGLIPAIIQDEKSGEVLMLAYMNQEAWDRTLATGKAHFWSRSRRKLWLKGETSGHVQLVESIYVDCDCDAVVVRVKQVGGAACHKGYRSCFYRKVENGQLQVVGEQVFDPEKVYKKQ; encoded by the coding sequence ATGACAATGCTCGATTTTGACAAGGCTGGGGGATTGATCCCAGCCATCATCCAGGACGAGAAGAGCGGCGAAGTGTTGATGCTTGCCTACATGAACCAGGAAGCCTGGGACAGGACCCTGGCCACAGGCAAAGCTCATTTCTGGAGCAGATCGCGGCGCAAGCTCTGGCTGAAAGGAGAGACTTCTGGTCACGTCCAGCTGGTGGAGAGCATTTATGTGGACTGCGATTGTGATGCCGTGGTTGTCAGAGTAAAGCAAGTTGGCGGGGCAGCCTGTCACAAGGGATACAGAAGCTGCTTCTATCGCAAGGTTGAAAACGGCCAACTGCAGGTGGTGGGAGAGCAGGTGTTTGATCCGGAAAAGGTCTATAAGAAGCAATAA
- a CDS encoding ATP phosphoribosyltransferase, giving the protein MRQVSLGVPKGSLQEATLELFRKSGWRISLSSRNYFPEINDSELRCSICRAQEMSRYVESGTFDVGLTGKDWILENGSRIKVVADLIYSKVSQRVARWVLAVPMDSEIRELSDLEGKKISTELVNFTRNYFADQGIKVQVEFSWGATEAKVISGLCDAIVEVTETGSTLRANGLRIVKELMQSNTQLIANLASWEDPWKRQKIEQIALLLRGALQAENMVGVKMNVPEEKISDIMEIVPSLNAPTVSHLYQTNWLAVEIIVSKDRVRDLIPALMKRGAEGIIEYPLNKVI; this is encoded by the coding sequence GTGCGGCAAGTGAGTCTTGGTGTACCCAAAGGAAGTTTACAGGAAGCAACACTTGAACTGTTCAGAAAATCTGGCTGGCGCATTTCACTCAGTTCGCGCAATTATTTCCCAGAAATCAACGACAGTGAACTGCGGTGTTCTATTTGCCGGGCTCAGGAGATGTCTAGATATGTGGAAAGCGGCACCTTTGATGTGGGCTTGACCGGCAAGGACTGGATCCTGGAAAACGGTTCCAGAATCAAGGTAGTTGCCGACCTGATTTACTCGAAGGTGAGCCAGAGAGTAGCTCGCTGGGTGCTGGCTGTGCCCATGGACTCTGAGATTCGAGAACTGAGCGACCTGGAAGGCAAGAAGATCTCTACTGAACTGGTCAACTTCACCAGGAACTATTTTGCGGACCAGGGCATCAAGGTACAGGTGGAATTTTCCTGGGGTGCAACGGAAGCCAAAGTGATCTCGGGCCTCTGCGACGCAATTGTGGAGGTTACCGAAACTGGGAGCACCTTGCGAGCCAATGGTTTGCGCATCGTCAAGGAGCTGATGCAGTCCAACACCCAGCTCATTGCCAATCTGGCCTCGTGGGAAGATCCATGGAAACGGCAAAAGATCGAACAGATTGCCCTTCTGCTGCGAGGAGCATTGCAGGCGGAAAACATGGTTGGGGTCAAAATGAATGTTCCCGAAGAAAAAATAAGTGATATCATGGAAATAGTTCCGAGCCTCAATGCGCCCACAGTCTCACATCTCTATCAGACCAACTGGCTGGCAGTGGAGATCATAGTGAGCAAAGATAGAGTGCGCGATCTCATTCCGGCGCTCATGAAGCGGGGGGCTGAGGGTATTATCGAATACCCTCTGAATAAGGTGATTTGA